The following proteins are encoded in a genomic region of Pyrus communis chromosome 11, drPyrComm1.1, whole genome shotgun sequence:
- the LOC137708037 gene encoding chaperone protein ClpB3, chloroplastic-like — translation MASATSLASGVALVHLPQSGFPKCCDKASVFARPHYSLSFNPRADSFRALISRQLTPNGSFRTGLWRTNRNSRPFVVRCEASTGRGRITQQDFTEMAWQAIVSSPEVAKENKHQIVETEHLLKALLEQKNGLARRIFSKVGVDSTRLLEATDKYIQRQPKVFGESAGSMLGRDLEALIQRARDYKKEYGDSFVSVEHLILGFSQDQRFGKQLLRDFQISKETLKSAIESVRGRQSVIDQDPEGKYEALEKYGKDLTAMAKVGKLDPVIGRDDEIRRCIQILSRRTKNNPVLIGEPGVGKTAISEGLAQRIVQGDVPQALMNRKLISLDMGALIAGAKYRGEFEDRLKAVLREVTESEGQIILFIDEIHTVVGAGATNGAMDAGNLLKPMLGRGELRCIGATTLDEYRKYIEKDPALERRFQQVYVDQPTVEDTISILRGLRERYELHHGVRISDGALVEAAILSDRYISGRFLPDKAIDLVDEAAAKLKMEITSKPTALDEINRSVLKLEMERLSLTNDTDKASKERLNRLEAELALLKEKQSELTEQWEHEKSVMTRIQSIKEEIDRLNLEIQQAEREYDLNRAAELKYGSLNSLQRELVDAEKELDEYMRSGKSMLREEVNGSDIAEIVSKWTGIPVSKLQQSEREKLLHLEDELHKRVVGQEPAVRSVAEAIQRSRAGLSDPHRPIASFMFMGPTGVGKTELAKALASYLFNTEETLVRIDMSEYMEKHAVSRLIGAPPGYVGYEEGGQLTEVVRRRPYSVILFDEIEKAHSDVFNVFLQILDDGRITDSQGRTVSFTNTVIIMTSNVGSQYILNADDDDTPKELAYDTIKHRVLEAARSIFRPEFMNRVDEYIVFQPLDRDQISRIVKLQLDRVQKRIADRKMKIKVSDAAIELLGSLGYDPNYGARPVKRVIQQYIENELAKGILRGEFREEDTVAIDTEVTTFSSGQLPQQKLVFRRLKTDSESPATQNQEAFSEAR, via the exons ATGGCGTCGGCGACCTCCCTCGCTTCTGGGGTCGCTCTTGTTCATCTTCCCCAATCGGGTTTTCCCAAATGCTGCGATAAGGCTTCCGTCTTTGCCCGCCCCCACTACTCCCTCAGCTTCAATCCCCGAGCCGACTCCTTTCGGGCGTTAATTTCACGGCAATTGACTCCGAACGGTTCGTTCCGAACCGGGTTGTGGAGAACTAATCGGAATTCGAGGCCTTTCGTCGTGCGCTGTGAAGCTTCAACTGGAAGGGGAAGG ATTACACAGCAGGATTTTACAGAAATGGCGTGGCAAGCGATTGTTTCGTCGCCGGAAGTGGCGAAAGAGAACAAGCATCAGATAGTGGAGACTGAACATCTGTTGAAGGCACTCTTGGAGCAGAAGAATGGTCTTGCTCGTCGGATTTTTTCCAAGGTTGGGGTGGACAGTACCCGGCTTCTCGAGGCCACTGATAAGTATATTCAGCGCCAACCGAAG GTTTTTGGTGAATCTGCGGGCTCAATGTTGGGACGTGATTTGGAAGCCTTGATTCAGCGAGCCAGGGATTACAAGAAAGAGTATGGGGACTCATTTGTGTCTGTCGAGCATTTGATACTTGGTTTTTCTCAAGATCAACGGTTTGGGAAGCAATTACTTCGGGATTTTCAAATATCCAAGGAAACTTTGAAATCAGCTATAGAATCCGTAAGGGGGCGCCAATCAGTTATTGACCAAG ATCCTGAAGGGAAATATGAAGCACTTGAAAAGTACGGAAAAGATTTAACAGCTATGGCAAAAGTAGGAAAGCTTGACCCAGTAATAGGAAGAGATGATGAAATTCGCAGGTGCATCCAGATTCTCTCCAGAAGAACAAAGAACAACCCGGTGCTGATTGGTGAACCAGGTGTCGGAAAAACTGCAATTTCTGAAGG GCTTGCTCAAAGAATCGTGCAAGGGGATGTCCCACAAGCTCTGATGAATCGTAAG TTAATATCCCTTGACATGGGCGCACTAATTGCTGGGGCAAAGTATCGGGGAGAATTTGAGGACAGGCTGAAGGCAGTACTCAGGGAAGTAACAGAATCAGAGGGCCAGATAATCCTTTTTATCGATGAGATCCACACAGTTGTTGGAGCAG GTGCTACAAACGGTGCAATGGATGCTGGTAATCTCTTAAAACCCATGCTTGGTCGAGGAGAGTTGCGGTGTATAGGTGCAACAACACTGGATGAGTATCGTAAATATATTGAGAAAGATCCGGCATTGGAGCGTCGGTTCCAGCAAGTTTATGTTGATCAACCTACAGTGGAAGATACCATTTCAATACTCCGAGGACTGCGTGAGAGATATGAGTTGCATCATGGAGTCCGCATTTCTGATGGTGCACTGGTGGAAGCTGCAATTCTTTCAGACCGTTACATCAGTGGGCGATTTTTACCTGACAAAG CTATTGACTTAGTTGATGAAGCTGCTGCTAAATTGAAAATGGAGATTACATCAAAGCCCACAGCCCTTGATGAGATCAATCGTTCGgtgttgaaacttgaaatggAGAGGTTATCTCTTACAAATGATACAGACAAAGCTTCAAAAGAGAGATTGAACCGCCTTGAAGCTGAGTTAGCTctcttaaaagaaaaacaatccGAGTTGACTGAGCAGTGGGAGCATGAAAAATCTGTCATGACTCGCATTCAGTCAATCAAGGAAGAG ATTGACAGACTAAATCTTGAGATCCAGCAAGCCGAACGAGAGTATGATCTCAACCGTGCAGCTGAGTTGAAGTACGGGAGTCTGAATTCTTTGCAGCGCGAACTCGTTGATGCAGAAAAAGAGCTCGATGAGTATATGAGGTCTGGGAAGTCCATGCTGAGAGAGGAAGTTAATGGAAGTGATATTGCTGAAATAGTAAGTAAGTGGACTGGTATTCCTGTTTCCAAGCTTCAACAATCGGAGAGGGAGAAGCTCTTACATTTGGAGGATGAGCTGCATAAACGTGTTGTAGGTCAGGAGCCTGCAGTGAGATCAGTGGCTGAAGCTATTCAGCGGTCTCGGGCAGGTCTCTCAGATCCTCATCGCCCCATTGCTAGTTTCATGTTTATGGGTCCCACTGGTGTTGGGAAGACAGAACTAGCTAAGGCCCTCGCCTCCTACTTGTTCAACACGGAAGAAACACTTGTAAGAATCGATATGAGTGAGTACATGGAAAAGCATGCTGTTTCAAGATTGATAGGAGCTCCACCTGGTTATGTGGGGTATGAGGAGGGAGGACAGCTGACAGAGGTGGTTCGCCGGAGACCATATTCAGTTATTTTGTTCGACGAGATAGAGAAGGCACATTCTGATGTGTTCAATGTGTTCCTTCAAATTTTAGACGATGGGAGAATAACTGACTCGCAGGGTCGTACTGTGAGCTTCACCAACACTGTCATCATTATGACCTCAAATGTGGGTTCACAGTACATACTAAATGCTGACGATGACGACACTCCTAAAGAGTTGGCTTACGACACTATAAAGCACCGGGTACTGGAGGCTGCAAGATCAATATTTCGCCCCGAGTTCATGAACCGTGTTGATGAGTACATAGTTTTCCAGCCCCTGGACCGTGATCAGATAAGCCGTATTGTCAAGCTACAG TTGGACCGAGTGCAAAAGAGAATTGCAGACCGCAAGATGAAGATCAAGGTGAGCGATGCAGCTATCGAGCTTCTCGGAAGTCTTGGGTATGATCCAAACTACGGCGCCAGGCCAGTGAAGCGGGTGATACAGCAGTATATCGAAAACGAGCTTGCCAAGGGCATACTGAGAGGAGAGTTTAGGGAAGAAGACACAGTGGCCATAGACACAGAGGTGACGACATTTTCCAGTGGCCAGCTCCCCCAGCAAAAGCTAGTGTTCAGGAGGTTGAAAACTGACTCAGAATCTCCGGCTACACAGAACCAAGAGGCTTTCTCGGAGGCTCGGTAG
- the LOC137708373 gene encoding membrane-anchored ubiquitin-fold protein 1-like: protein MAGVQDQLEIKFRLTDGSDIGPKSFPAATSVVNLKESILAQWPKEKDNGPRTVKDVKLISAGRILENNRTVAECRSPLCDVPGGVTTMHVVVQPPSQEKEKKPMSEPKQNKCVCVIL from the exons ATGGCAGGGGTGCAAGATCAATTGGAGATCAAGTTTCGGTTGACTGATGGATCAGATATCGGCCCCAAAAGCTTTCCTGCTGCTACCAGTGTTGTAAACTTGAAGGAAAGCATTCTTGCTCAATGGCCTAAAG AGAAGGATAATGGACCGAGGACTGTCAAAGATGTCAAGCTAATAAGTGCGGGACGAATACTGGAAAACAACAGAACAGTTGCAGAGTGCCGGAGTCCATTATGTGACGTCCCTGGTGGAGTTACAACTATGCATGTTGTCGTTCAACCACCTTCACAGGAGAAAG AAAAGAAACCGATGAGCGAGCCAAAGCAGAACAAATGCGTTTGTGTTATATTATAA